A window of Flavobacterium flavigenum contains these coding sequences:
- a CDS encoding alpha/beta hydrolase — MKKTLQIILFTLLLTSCTKDSNTETSTPSSVDDDLQGPISRPTTGYGADGSYSVAKISFVSPAYAGKNVEIFYPKGITSPKPVIFYSHPYGGEESSYNIGLYEFIAKKGYVVVFAPYPTTGVTIDERYSTLWESFKKAVTDYPDIIDTKKVGFMGHSFGGGASFSLAHRAFIDEGWGENGRFIFTMAQWYSYQLADNQLLDFPANTKLITQVYDDDITNDHRLAIDIFKNINIPNSEKDFILIKKSVLSSFTYTAEHDLPNTQSSYDAYDYYGIYRLLDAMIDYSFNGNLNAKNVALGNGSAVQVTMPGYNGETLSPLVVTDNPVPLYPQSKYLFKCNSTNNPRVSHCN, encoded by the coding sequence ATGAAGAAGACATTACAAATTATTTTATTTACACTTTTGCTAACATCATGTACTAAAGATTCAAATACAGAAACATCAACTCCGTCATCTGTTGATGATGATCTTCAGGGACCAATTTCACGACCAACCACAGGATATGGAGCAGACGGAAGTTATTCTGTTGCAAAAATTTCATTTGTAAGTCCGGCCTACGCAGGCAAAAATGTTGAAATTTTTTATCCAAAGGGCATTACTTCACCAAAACCTGTTATTTTTTATTCACATCCTTATGGAGGCGAAGAAAGTAGTTATAATATTGGCCTTTACGAATTTATCGCTAAGAAAGGCTATGTAGTAGTATTTGCACCTTATCCAACTACAGGAGTGACTATTGATGAGAGATACAGTACTCTATGGGAGAGTTTTAAAAAAGCTGTAACAGATTATCCCGATATCATTGATACAAAAAAAGTAGGCTTCATGGGACATTCTTTTGGTGGAGGCGCATCATTTTCATTAGCACACAGAGCTTTTATCGATGAAGGCTGGGGCGAAAACGGCAGATTTATTTTTACTATGGCGCAATGGTATTCCTATCAGTTAGCTGACAATCAATTATTAGATTTTCCTGCCAATACTAAACTGATTACACAAGTGTATGATGACGATATAACAAATGATCACCGCCTTGCTATAGATATTTTTAAAAATATAAATATTCCCAATTCAGAAAAGGATTTTATTCTAATCAAAAAAAGTGTATTATCTTCTTTTACTTATACAGCGGAACATGATTTACCCAATACACAATCATCTTATGATGCTTACGATTATTATGGTATTTATCGCCTTTTGGATGCTATGATTGATTATAGTTTCAACGGAAATTTAAATGCCAAAAATGTAGCTTTAGGCAATGGGTCGGCAGTACAAGTTACAATGCCTGGTTATAACGGAGAAACATTATCTCCATTGGTTGTCACGGATAATCCAGTACCATTATATCCTCAATCTAAATATTTATTCAAATGTAATTCGACTAATAATCCTAGGGTTTCTCATTGTAATTAG
- a CDS encoding bleomycin resistance protein — protein MLTAISPKLPMRDKKATREFYINKLGFEEFGNVNFEHYLMLQKHSIEIHFFEFKELNPNENYGQVYIRTDDIDTFYQSLLDNKAEIHPNGSLQIKQWGQKEFSMLDPDNNLLTFGQSTL, from the coding sequence ATGCTCACAGCTATTAGCCCAAAATTACCCATGCGTGATAAAAAAGCCACCAGGGAATTTTACATCAACAAGCTAGGTTTCGAAGAATTTGGAAACGTTAATTTTGAGCATTATCTAATGCTGCAAAAACATAGTATTGAAATTCATTTCTTTGAATTTAAAGAACTTAATCCAAATGAAAATTATGGACAGGTCTATATCAGAACCGACGATATCGATACATTTTATCAATCACTCTTAGATAATAAAGCAGAGATACACCCTAACGGTTCTTTGCAAATTAAGCAATGGGGACAAAAGGAATTTTCGATGCTTGATCCTGATAATAATCTGCTTACTTTTGGGCAGAGTACTCTTTAA
- a CDS encoding class I SAM-dependent methyltransferase, translating to MKTHKTSRTAQYMALFRALETKRSSNDKLFSDEYAIHFLEAKLRFASRMSKYAIIRKYINNTIEKKIPGALSSGIARTKYIDDLLKSTINNGVKQVIILGAGFDTRALRLAFLESIPVIEIDHPNTSKFKITTYKSRIGELPKNIEFYQIDFNKQSLEELAEQHNFDFTKPTTVIWEGVTNYLTEDAIKNTFEFIKKFTTNSYVIFTYVHNDVLENPGSFLGGEQLFIELEKLEEKWTFGFKPEELSDYLKSFDMILLEDMGAIEYRSKYLPERNEKGYEFYRVAMAVKQ from the coding sequence ATGAAAACACACAAAACAAGCCGAACAGCTCAATATATGGCTTTATTCAGAGCATTGGAAACAAAACGCAGTTCAAATGATAAATTATTTTCTGATGAATATGCAATACATTTTCTTGAAGCTAAATTGAGATTTGCATCACGTATGTCTAAATATGCTATTATTAGAAAATATATTAACAATACCATTGAGAAGAAAATACCGGGAGCCCTTTCATCCGGAATAGCCAGAACAAAATATATTGATGATTTATTAAAATCAACAATTAATAACGGAGTAAAACAAGTCATAATTTTAGGCGCAGGATTTGACACCAGAGCATTGCGGCTTGCTTTTCTGGAATCAATTCCTGTCATAGAAATTGATCATCCAAATACTTCAAAATTTAAAATTACAACTTATAAAAGCCGCATAGGTGAGCTTCCAAAAAATATTGAATTTTATCAAATTGACTTTAATAAACAAAGCCTTGAAGAATTGGCTGAACAACATAATTTTGATTTTACAAAACCTACTACTGTCATTTGGGAAGGCGTTACCAATTATCTCACAGAAGATGCCATAAAAAATACATTTGAGTTTATTAAAAAATTCACAACAAACAGCTATGTCATTTTTACTTATGTTCACAACGATGTTCTCGAAAATCCGGGTTCATTTTTAGGAGGTGAGCAACTTTTTATTGAACTCGAAAAACTTGAAGAAAAATGGACTTTTGGCTTTAAGCCGGAAGAACTATCAGATTATTTAAAATCATTTGACATGATACTCCTTGAAGATATGGGCGCTATAGAATATCGTTCAAAATATCTGCCAGAAAGGAATGAAAAAGGATATGAGTTTTATAGAGTAGCAATGGCCGTAAAGCAATAA
- a CDS encoding Crp/Fnr family transcriptional regulator, whose amino-acid sequence MKEIIELSSQTLTIDRNDFLKVKGSIDTNLYYVESGSLRIFVLDNDEEQTIRFGYKHNIIVSLDSFLTQKPSELYIQAIKKTVLKVITKSQIEKFLETEVNKNMWVKILENLVIQQMEREIDILTSSPKERYERVLKRSPQLFQHIPNRHIANYLRMTPETLSRLKKS is encoded by the coding sequence ATGAAAGAAATAATTGAACTTTCGAGTCAAACCCTCACTATCGACAGAAATGATTTTCTGAAAGTGAAAGGCAGTATTGACACTAATTTATATTATGTGGAAAGTGGAAGTTTGAGAATTTTTGTTTTAGACAATGATGAAGAGCAGACTATTCGGTTTGGCTACAAACACAATATAATTGTTTCACTGGATTCTTTTTTAACCCAAAAACCTTCCGAACTTTATATTCAGGCTATTAAAAAGACTGTTTTAAAAGTAATTACCAAATCACAAATTGAAAAATTCCTGGAAACTGAGGTTAATAAAAATATGTGGGTAAAAATTTTGGAAAATCTTGTGATTCAACAAATGGAGCGCGAAATAGATATCCTGACAAGTTCTCCAAAAGAAAGATACGAGAGGGTTTTAAAAAGGAGTCCGCAGCTTTTTCAGCATATTCCAAACCGCCATATTGCCAATTACTTAAGGATGACTCCAGAAACTTTATCAAGGTTAAAAAAATCTTGA
- a CDS encoding type 1 glutamine amidotransferase domain-containing protein, which yields MKKNIAILATNGFEESELASPKAYLEEQGWIADIISLKSGTIKAWKDGNWSNEYNVDVTLDQANEADYDALVLPGGVINPDLLRREEAAVNFVRSFFESKKPVAAICHGPQILVDADVLQGRKVTSFFSVKNDLKNAGAQWEDSEVVVDNGLVTSRNPNDLPAFNKKMVEEIKEGKHERQTV from the coding sequence ATGAAAAAGAATATCGCCATATTAGCCACAAACGGTTTTGAAGAATCCGAATTAGCATCGCCTAAAGCTTATCTGGAAGAGCAGGGATGGATCGCAGATATCATCAGTTTAAAATCAGGAACGATCAAAGCCTGGAAAGATGGTAACTGGAGCAATGAATACAATGTTGATGTAACATTAGATCAGGCAAATGAAGCTGATTACGATGCTCTCGTTCTTCCGGGAGGCGTTATAAACCCAGATCTATTGAGAAGAGAAGAGGCTGCAGTAAATTTTGTACGTTCCTTTTTCGAAAGTAAAAAACCAGTAGCAGCTATTTGTCATGGTCCTCAGATTCTGGTAGATGCTGATGTTTTGCAAGGCCGAAAAGTAACTTCGTTCTTCTCTGTCAAAAACGATTTGAAAAATGCAGGTGCACAATGGGAAGACTCAGAAGTAGTCGTAGATAATGGATTAGTGACCAGTCGAAATCCTAATGATCTGCCCGCTTTTAATAAAAAAATGGTAGAAGAAATTAAAGAAGGAAAACACGAGCGTCAGACAGTGTAA
- a CDS encoding 3-keto-disaccharide hydrolase, which yields MKKITIIFLLCIAANGIAQNKEWKSLFDGKTLKGWKQVTGSAPYTVENGMIVGTTVNNSPNSFLVSDQKCTGDFVLEMETMLSDANTNSGVQFKSNFDPKANNGKGRVYGYQYELDPSARKWSGGIYDEGRREWLYPGSYNPAGQQLFTLNVFHKIRIECIDNTVKTWLDNVPVSYLVDSLAVNEGLIALQVHSIGKPEHAGIKICWKNIRIQTKNIKPLPFPKGVYVVNLVPNKLIPYEQESGWKLLFDGKSTSGWLGAHKTIFPEKGWEIKDGILKVLPSSGGESTNGGDIVTKETFKAFDLSVDFKLTKGANSGIKYFVTLNEKSNGSAIGLEYQLLDDTLHPDAKLGREGNRTLASLYDLIKSQKLSRFFKQPGNWNTARIVVYPNNHVEHYLNGIKVLEYDRGSQAFRDLVAISKYKVWPNFGEAPEGHILIQDHGNEVSFRSIKIRELK from the coding sequence ATGAAAAAAATCACAATAATTTTTTTGTTATGTATTGCAGCTAATGGTATTGCACAAAACAAAGAATGGAAATCCTTATTTGACGGAAAAACACTCAAAGGCTGGAAACAAGTAACCGGATCTGCTCCTTATACTGTAGAGAATGGAATGATTGTGGGCACAACGGTTAACAATTCACCCAATTCATTTTTAGTGAGCGATCAAAAATGTACCGGCGATTTTGTATTAGAAATGGAAACCATGTTATCTGATGCCAATACCAATTCAGGTGTACAGTTCAAAAGTAATTTTGACCCTAAGGCAAATAACGGGAAAGGGCGTGTTTATGGTTACCAATATGAATTGGATCCTTCAGCACGTAAATGGAGTGGGGGGATTTATGATGAAGGAAGAAGAGAATGGCTGTATCCGGGATCGTATAATCCGGCAGGACAGCAGCTTTTTACCCTGAATGTTTTCCATAAAATACGTATCGAATGTATAGATAATACAGTAAAGACCTGGTTAGATAATGTGCCGGTTTCTTATCTGGTTGATTCTTTAGCTGTTAATGAAGGACTTATTGCTTTGCAGGTTCATTCGATTGGAAAACCGGAACATGCTGGCATTAAAATATGCTGGAAAAATATCCGTATTCAGACTAAAAACATAAAACCGCTTCCTTTTCCAAAAGGAGTGTACGTTGTTAATTTAGTACCTAACAAGCTTATTCCGTATGAGCAGGAAAGCGGCTGGAAATTGTTATTTGACGGAAAAAGTACATCAGGCTGGTTGGGTGCCCACAAAACTATTTTTCCGGAAAAAGGCTGGGAAATAAAAGATGGTATTTTGAAAGTATTGCCATCATCCGGTGGCGAATCTACAAATGGAGGGGATATTGTGACCAAAGAAACGTTCAAAGCATTTGATCTGTCAGTCGATTTTAAATTAACGAAAGGGGCAAACAGTGGAATAAAGTACTTCGTAACACTTAATGAAAAAAGTAACGGATCGGCTATAGGTCTGGAATATCAATTGCTTGATGATACGTTACATCCGGATGCAAAATTAGGGCGCGAAGGAAACAGAACCCTTGCTTCATTGTACGATCTCATCAAATCGCAAAAATTATCACGATTCTTTAAGCAGCCAGGCAATTGGAATACTGCACGTATTGTCGTTTATCCTAATAACCATGTAGAGCATTATCTCAATGGTATTAAAGTATTAGAATATGACCGTGGTTCCCAGGCTTTCCGTGATTTGGTTGCTATCAGTAAATATAAAGTATGGCCAAACTTTGGAGAGGCTCCGGAAGGGCATATTTTAATTCAGGACCATGGAAATGAAGTAAGTTTTAGAAGTATTAAAATCAGGGAGCTGAAATAA
- a CDS encoding group II truncated hemoglobin, with amino-acid sequence MKNIPTLYEWAGDMQTFETLFSKFYEKVLNDEILGEVFKNMSPDHVENVAHFVAEVFGGEKLYTSNDNGSHAKMIGKHIGKMLTEEMRQRWVHLLLQTSDEIGLKSDPEFRSAFVGYIEWGTRLAVINSQLTENPTDSNEPMPKWDWGATGGPYIN; translated from the coding sequence ATGAAAAACATACCAACTTTATATGAATGGGCAGGCGATATGCAGACTTTTGAAACTTTATTTTCGAAATTTTACGAAAAGGTATTAAATGATGAAATATTGGGCGAAGTCTTTAAAAACATGTCACCTGACCACGTTGAAAACGTAGCGCATTTTGTTGCTGAAGTTTTTGGAGGCGAAAAATTATATACTTCCAATGACAATGGCAGCCATGCAAAAATGATTGGAAAACATATTGGTAAAATGCTGACAGAAGAAATGAGGCAGCGCTGGGTTCATTTACTTCTGCAAACTTCAGACGAAATTGGATTAAAAAGCGACCCTGAATTCCGTTCGGCTTTTGTTGGCTATATTGAATGGGGCACGCGTCTCGCAGTTATAAATTCTCAGCTGACAGAAAATCCAACAGACTCAAACGAACCTATGCCAAAATGGGACTGGGGCGCAACTGGCGGACCTTATATCAATTAA
- a CDS encoding Gfo/Idh/MocA family protein: protein MKRRDFIRQSGLFTAGMLLHQQMLHAYSFTEIAKIISVGIIGCGDRGKGLGSVINSMPEEFQLKAVCDVLPFRLDQAKRLDIQHNIRYEKDYRKLLDDKTIDAVIIATPLYNHYEIAAAAIQAGKHVYLEKTMTYSADQALALVKLAHQHPNQILQVGHQYRYTPLYFKVKQMIDNGYLGKVTQIDCRWDRNANWRRPVPPGYTDKQVNWRMYKEYSGGLPAELLSHQVDFINWAFDTHPDEIYGTGGIDYYKDGRETFDNIQTILRYKKEGMIGNFGATCANEKDGYLFKLKGTKGTIELLMDEGLFFPEKQTRKELETVDGVTGASKIEWNKEGGTSILKEKTKDGSWYALQEFYKTITTNSKPVSNVITGARTACCVHLMNKAIYKDDIEKWKPEYNVT, encoded by the coding sequence ATGAAACGCAGGGATTTTATTCGCCAATCAGGATTGTTCACCGCTGGAATGTTATTGCATCAGCAAATGCTGCATGCCTATTCTTTTACTGAAATAGCAAAAATAATTTCAGTTGGAATAATTGGTTGTGGCGACAGAGGTAAAGGGCTGGGAAGTGTCATTAACAGTATGCCGGAAGAATTTCAGTTGAAGGCAGTTTGCGATGTATTGCCTTTTCGTCTGGATCAGGCAAAAAGATTAGATATACAGCATAATATTCGTTATGAAAAAGACTATCGCAAGCTGCTGGATGATAAAACCATTGATGCAGTAATTATTGCAACACCTTTATACAATCATTATGAAATTGCAGCAGCAGCCATTCAGGCAGGAAAGCATGTATATCTGGAAAAAACAATGACCTACAGTGCAGATCAGGCGCTTGCTTTGGTTAAATTGGCACACCAGCATCCGAATCAAATTTTGCAGGTAGGGCATCAATATCGGTACACTCCGCTTTATTTCAAAGTGAAACAGATGATTGATAACGGCTATCTGGGGAAAGTAACACAAATTGATTGCCGATGGGACCGGAATGCAAATTGGCGCAGGCCAGTTCCTCCCGGTTATACTGATAAGCAGGTAAACTGGCGTATGTACAAAGAATATTCAGGGGGGCTGCCGGCTGAGTTATTGTCACATCAGGTTGATTTCATTAATTGGGCTTTTGATACACATCCCGATGAAATTTATGGAACCGGAGGTATTGATTATTACAAAGACGGAAGAGAAACTTTTGATAACATACAAACTATTCTGCGTTATAAGAAAGAGGGAATGATAGGGAATTTTGGAGCCACTTGTGCTAACGAAAAAGACGGATATCTTTTTAAATTAAAGGGAACAAAAGGAACAATCGAATTGTTAATGGACGAAGGGCTGTTTTTTCCTGAGAAGCAAACCAGAAAAGAACTTGAAACAGTTGATGGTGTTACCGGTGCTTCAAAAATTGAATGGAACAAAGAAGGAGGTACTTCCATTCTTAAAGAAAAAACAAAAGATGGCAGTTGGTATGCGTTACAGGAGTTTTATAAAACAATCACGACCAATTCGAAACCGGTATCAAATGTCATAACCGGTGCAAGGACAGCGTGCTGTGTTCATTTGATGAATAAAGCAATTTACAAGGATGATATTGAAAAATGGAAACCTGAATATAATGTTACCTAA
- a CDS encoding Gfo/Idh/MocA family protein, whose protein sequence is MFNDDYSRRKFLRDALLASVAVATPDLVMAAGRAFSSADKVNLACVGIGNRGAEIIKALYATGLANIVALCDVDMEAPHTLDILKMFPDVPRFKDFRQMFDKMGNKIEAISIGTPDFSHFPITMMAIGLGKHVYVEKPMARTFNEVELMIKAAAKHPKVVTQMGNQGHSEENYFQFKGWKEAGIIKDVTAITAHMNSPRRWHKWDPKITSFPPAEPIPATLDWDLWQAQTKGHEFNKDFINGQWRCWYDFGMGALGDWGAHILDTAHEFLDLGLPYEVDPLKLEGHNKFFYPMSTTLSFKFPKRGDMPPVEIKWYDGLDNFPPIPEGYGVQGLDPNIPPPSTGAIEPAKLNPGKIIYSKELTFKGGSHGSKLSIIPEEKAKGMVSKLPNVPLSPSNHFANFLKACKGEEQTRSPFAIAGPLSQVFCLGVLAQWTGEKIVFDRTKKVITSSKKANQLLIGPPPRKGWEEYYKV, encoded by the coding sequence ATGTTTAATGATGATTATTCAAGAAGAAAGTTTTTAAGAGATGCATTATTAGCATCCGTCGCTGTGGCAACACCTGATTTGGTCATGGCTGCAGGAAGGGCTTTTTCCAGCGCTGATAAAGTAAACCTTGCCTGTGTTGGTATTGGTAATCGTGGTGCAGAAATTATTAAAGCATTATACGCTACAGGTTTAGCAAATATAGTAGCACTATGCGATGTAGATATGGAAGCACCGCATACATTGGATATATTAAAAATGTTTCCTGATGTTCCAAGATTTAAGGATTTTAGGCAGATGTTTGATAAAATGGGCAATAAAATTGAGGCTATCTCTATTGGAACACCTGACTTTTCCCATTTTCCCATTACAATGATGGCTATTGGTTTAGGAAAACATGTATATGTAGAAAAGCCAATGGCGCGTACTTTTAATGAAGTAGAACTGATGATAAAGGCTGCGGCAAAACACCCAAAAGTAGTGACACAAATGGGCAATCAGGGGCATTCAGAAGAAAATTATTTTCAGTTTAAAGGATGGAAAGAGGCTGGAATCATTAAAGATGTAACCGCTATTACAGCACATATGAATTCACCAAGACGCTGGCACAAATGGGATCCAAAAATTACTTCGTTCCCGCCAGCAGAACCTATCCCGGCAACTCTCGATTGGGACCTTTGGCAGGCGCAGACAAAGGGTCATGAGTTTAACAAAGATTTTATCAACGGACAATGGCGCTGCTGGTATGACTTTGGAATGGGGGCACTAGGTGACTGGGGGGCGCATATTCTGGATACAGCACATGAGTTTTTGGATCTCGGCCTTCCTTACGAAGTTGATCCTTTGAAATTAGAGGGGCACAATAAATTCTTTTATCCGATGTCCACCACGCTTTCTTTCAAATTTCCAAAACGAGGCGATATGCCGCCAGTAGAAATAAAATGGTACGATGGACTGGATAATTTTCCTCCAATACCGGAAGGATATGGTGTACAAGGCCTTGATCCTAATATTCCACCTCCGAGTACAGGAGCAATTGAACCGGCCAAACTTAACCCGGGAAAAATTATTTACAGCAAGGAACTCACCTTCAAAGGAGGTTCTCATGGCAGTAAATTGTCGATCATACCTGAAGAAAAAGCAAAGGGAATGGTGTCTAAATTGCCTAACGTCCCTTTAAGTCCGTCTAATCACTTCGCTAATTTCCTTAAAGCATGTAAAGGAGAAGAACAAACACGTTCACCTTTTGCAATAGCAGGTCCTTTAAGTCAGGTATTTTGCCTTGGGGTTCTTGCGCAATGGACTGGGGAGAAAATTGTTTTTGACAGAACAAAAAAAGTGATCACAAGCAGTAAAAAGGCCAATCAATTGTTGATAGGACCTCCGCCACGTAAAGGATGGGAAGAATATTATAAAGTGTAA
- a CDS encoding DinB family protein, with amino-acid sequence MQSEILIQTLLEQTKRIINQAEKLQTYDLEKLIRREDETSWNILECLEHLNLYGDFYLPQIERKIKNSDTKPDFEFKSGILGNYFSKIILPKEKLNKMKTFKDKDPFNTNLNKTVISRFINQQNKLLELLNQSGKVSLNKVKIQISISSLIKLKLGDTFQFYVNHMIRHLNQIDRIEKLNPYKQLN; translated from the coding sequence ATGCAATCAGAAATATTAATTCAGACGCTTTTAGAACAGACAAAACGAATTATAAATCAGGCTGAAAAGCTACAAACCTATGATTTAGAAAAACTCATCCGGAGAGAAGATGAAACTTCCTGGAACATCTTGGAATGCCTGGAACATTTGAATCTATATGGTGACTTTTACCTTCCACAAATAGAACGTAAAATAAAAAATTCAGATACTAAACCTGATTTTGAGTTTAAAAGCGGAATTTTAGGAAATTACTTCTCAAAAATCATACTACCAAAAGAAAAGCTGAATAAAATGAAAACATTTAAAGACAAAGATCCTTTCAACACTAATCTTAATAAAACAGTGATTAGCAGATTCATTAATCAGCAAAATAAATTATTAGAGTTACTGAACCAATCCGGAAAAGTAAGTCTTAACAAGGTAAAAATTCAGATTTCAATTTCAAGCCTGATCAAACTAAAACTGGGTGATACTTTTCAGTTTTACGTCAATCATATGATTAGACATTTAAATCAGATTGACAGAATTGAAAAACTAAACCCATACAAACAACTGAATTAG